A section of the Streptomyces sp. SCL15-4 genome encodes:
- a CDS encoding carbonic anhydrase encodes MSVTDELLANNARYAETFSGPLPLPPSRQLAVLACMDARLNVYAILGLNDGEAHVIRNAGGVVTQDEIRSLAISQRLLGTEEIILIHHTDCGMLTFTEDGFKDAVQKDTGIRPPWAAEAFADLEEDVRQSVARIKADPFVVHKDRVRGFVFDVATGRLTEVR; translated from the coding sequence ATGTCCGTCACCGATGAGCTGCTCGCCAACAACGCCCGCTACGCCGAGACCTTCTCCGGTCCGCTCCCGCTGCCGCCCTCCCGTCAACTCGCCGTCCTGGCCTGCATGGACGCCCGGCTGAACGTCTACGCGATCCTCGGCTTGAACGACGGCGAGGCGCACGTCATCCGCAACGCCGGCGGGGTGGTGACCCAGGACGAGATCCGCTCGCTCGCCATCAGCCAACGCCTTCTTGGCACCGAGGAGATCATCCTCATCCACCACACCGACTGCGGCATGCTGACCTTCACCGAGGACGGGTTCAAGGACGCGGTCCAGAAGGACACCGGCATCCGCCCGCCCTGGGCGGCGGAAGCGTTCGCCGACCTGGAGGAGGACGTACGGCAGTCCGTCGCGCGCATCAAGGCCGACCCGTTCGTCGTCCACAAGGACCGCGTCCGCGGTTTCGTCTTCGACGTGGCCACGGGCAGGCTCACGGAAGTCCGCTGA